TAGAATTTTAGGGTGAACGAGCAACTAACCCCCGCTCCCAGTGACTAGTTATGTTGCTTCGAATCCCGATTCACAATCCTTGACACCGGGCAGCTAAACGGCCGAAAGCAATAGAGCATGCCAGTATCACAAACCCCTCTATGACGCGAGTCAATCCACTGTCCTAGCAATTACTGTGCTGGTTACACTGTCATACCCTACCATTTACAATTCAACTCCCTAAGGCTAATACGCGGGGACAGGGCAGCATACCAACCCGATGTACTAGCTACACTCTGCTACCTGACACACAAATCTATTTATCATTATTTATAACTTGGATAGCCGAATGTCGTATATACCTGGAACGCTAAACTATATTGAATACCTATATATATATATATCAACATCATGTATAGTTCACCCGCGCCGGGGTGATACAGCCTGGTGCTCCTACACGGCTCAAAAACTGCAGCAATGCTAACTATAGCACTGATACTAGCCGCGTCATCAACTATGCTTGTAAAGCATTACACTACAGCAACCATCTACGAGGATAGGTCTACTATTGTTACGGCAACTCGGCCTCTGATATCGAGAGGCCCACCGGTACTAACGATAGAGGTTAGCGACCAACAAGGAAGACCAGTAGACTTCTACGCTACGATAAGCATGCCTGCTGCCAACGGCAGTCTCATACACAGTAAGCCAGTGCGCGGTCATGGTCAAGCCACGATAGAGCTAACGAAGTACGCCGAGGAGCTATCAAGGCTGTTAGACTCGATAAACGCGGCAGGCAAACGGCTCCAAAAGATAGGGATACTAGTACTCCTAACCAGTGTAGAGATAGAGAACGGCAAACCAGTAGTAGTCACCGATGCGTTTACCGTACCCATTAGCCTAGACGTGTTGAAGCCAGGCTACCATATAAAGGCAGTACACAAGTTCACCCCCAAGGCCAAGACTGAGGCTAAGCAGGCGAAGCCACAGATACAGCTAGCAGCACCAAAACTAGACCTAGCCACGAGCCCCGTAGAGCCCACAGTCAACGGACCATGCGTAGACTACGGCTTTAGCGTCACATGCTACTACTGGGAGCTAGACCAGATAGTATACCCTCCAAGCGGCGTAGACAACACCGTAAACATGCCCTTCACAATAGTTGATGTAGCCCCAAGCAACGGCATCGACTCGCCAGCACAGAAGACAGAATCTGTGATAGTAAGTAACGTTATACGACTCCAGCTATACACTATAGAAGAAGTAGAGATAGGGCTAGTAGTGGACTTCACACTGCTAGGCGGGTCTGTCACGATACCAGGACCAGCATTCGTAGACAGTATAAGAAACTATGATACCTCCATCAAGACACTCCTAGACGTACAGTGTACATTCCTGAATACCCTCAACAGCCTGCCTGGGTCAAAGTGCACGCTGAATGGTATCGATGCAGCTATCCCCGACTACTATTATGCAGCATACCTGGCTACTGGTGCTGAGGGTAGGCTATGGGTAGCAAAATATAACCTTATAGCTGAGACCTGCGACCTGGACGGCATTTGCTACACTGAGAGTATTGGTAGCAACTATGCAGCATACTTTATACCCATCTACAATATCTTCGGGTACTTCGAACCCTACGTGGAGGTACAGGACGATTACTACAACTATGGTGGCTACCTCTACCGTGTGCTCGACGACTTAAGAAGCAAAATGGAAACAGCCACTATACTGAGCGGATACTATAACGATAGACAATTCAACTACTATAGTGTAATCGTTGACGTGAATGGAGAGACGTACATGTCGGTATCTCTCCCCGTAGGCTCCGTAGCGGCTATAGTCTCGGGACTCAACCTGCCAATGGCTGCTACAACACTCAGCTTTACAGTAACATCTAGCGTGTACTACATTACCGCGTATGAAAGCCTATCGACTGTAACTATAGATATAGATACGTCGGTATACCCAGGTATGCAGTATAGCAGTGAAGTCCTGAAGACCGATATGATGGTTGTACCAGATAACGGCGTCTTCACAATCCCGTTGATGGCCTTAAGACCGTGACAAGAATAACTTGCTTACACAAAGACATGGCCATCGATGGTACCTAGAACGTAGATGCATACTCTCTTTTTCGCAGCTGTATTCCCCGTAAGCCGTTTTGCTTGATGGATAGCTGCCGCGCAGTGAAAGACCGGGCTTATGGCTAGCTAGCCCTATTATCCTGTGCCCATGTTGGAGGACTGACAAGGATTAATAATATTTAGGCTAATGTGTTAAGCCATTAGTGTGAATGCCTACATGCTCTGAGAGATGTGGCCCCAAGCACCAGCTTAGCGGAGGGTTGGGTACGATCTTGTCTAGTAGAGTTGTCCTAGTACCGTTCCACCTGGCCAGGCTTGGTAAGAGGATAGTGGGCCTAGACGCGTTCTTCTGGCCAAGCCTAGAGAAGAGGTACCGGGTAGTTCTCCTAGTACACCCTGCTGAGAGGCTAGGAGAAGCTGCCATAGAAGGCTGTCAACTCCCTGCACAAGTGGATATAGGAAGTCAAATCGGCGAGATACGGGAAATCGCGCAACGTAAGCCAGAGGGACCTCGGGCACCACGTGCTACTATGCGGCGGAGGTTTGCCTGGTTCCTGTTGCCACTCAACATGCTCCGCGATATGCTGCGCAGCGAAGCCGAGGAGTTCCAGTTATCGGAGGAGCTGCAAGCTGTGGGCCTTGCCAAGATTCTTAGAGAGTTGGAGCCTCTCGGGGAGACCCGTTACGCAGTCTTCGAGCCAGTGGAGGAGGATGGCGAGAAGCTGCTCTTACCCGTTGACGATCATATGAGGAGGATATATCGGGAGCTAGCACGCCGCGACCAGGGCTATAGAAGGGCAGCAAGCCAGGCAGGATGCTAGACGCATTAGCTTAGGGAGAAAGGCGGGTCGGCCAGCAGCCCCTAGTCGTCATGCCCTGGGGCCCGCAGCCCCCGGGGACCGGCTGCGGAGCCCCTCTGCTTTGCTACATCTCCCCATACCCGCCTGCCACGGCTAGCACGTAGTGTGTTGCCGAGGCTATATCTTCTATGCCCGACTGATGGCACCAAACCATTAGGACTCTATTATTGATGGCCTTCTCCTGCGTGCTAACGACGGTCACAGCTAATAGTTCTAAGCCTTGAGTAGGCTTCCTAAATATGCCGCTATCCTTGCCGCACTACCCCTCTGGGTGCTATAGTGCGCTATGTTAAAAGACTTAGAGGCATGAGCGATTTCGCCGTATTCCTCGCCTTGTTAGTGTTGCTCATACTCCTCATCATCCTTGCTTCCCGGGCTAGCCTGCCCTACACCCCTTCTATGACTGCCACAGTTACTGTCACCAACACCGCAACATTTGATGAATCTGTAACTAGTACAAGAGCCAATCTGCAGGAGAAAGCTACAACAAAGACGCTAACATTTTACAGAGACGCGGACAATGACAGAGACTGTAACAGCTACCGTTACAGTGACAGCCACTATAACGGCTACAAAGATTGCTGCTACTGCCTCCTCCTGGTGCAGTATCGCTTGCTACTACCTGACAAATATCGAGTCGGAGCCTTTACTGGCCAGGCACTGGACTGTAGCAGTGATAGAGCCAGATGAAGCAAATGACACACTGCTAATGGAGGTGAGGAAACGCAGCGACCTGGTTCTCGCCTACCTAAACGCCGGGTATGCCGAGGAGTGGAGGAGCTACTGGGACGTAGTCAAAGATAAGCCCTGGATCCACGGCACCACCATGTACGAGGGCGAATACTATGTGGAATATTGGCACACTGAGTGGAGGAAGATACTTGTAGAGTTAGCAACGAGATACCTGGCTAGGGGGTTTCAGGGCATCTATCTAGACAACATCGATGCAGCCGAGCTGCTTGCTATAGAGAGACCCTCTTGGGCTCAGGGAGTAGATCCACGAGAAGCCATGATAGATCTCGTCTGTAACGTGTCCAATGCCGTCAAAGCCGTAGACCCTAAGGCAAAGGTGTACCTCAATATCGGTGGTGCAGTGAACCTGCTGTACAATGACCGCCTCCTAGGCTGCATAGATGGGGTGCTACGAGAGGAGCTGTGGAGCCACCCAGGCCCAAGCGGACCCGAGCCACAGGACCCTTGGGAAACTCTCGCAGCGCTCGACGCGCTAGCCTATGCACACAGCCACGGGAAGACCGTGCTAGTGGCGGATCCCGTGAACGACTTAAAGGAGGCTTGGAGTTTCTGTGTAAAGGCCTGGAGCCATGGCTTTATTCCAGTTCCGCAGCCAGCCTGGGCTCTTGACTACAGCGCTCCACCTCCACCAGTTTGGTGCAGTTGCAGCACCTCAATGGTCAAAAGCAACAAGTGAGGGTATCATCCGGAGACCATATACCCCGACGCAATATTTATCACTGTTTGATATACTATAGCTAGCTAATTCGAAACCCTATCTAACTCTAACAAATCCTACTCTAAACGGAATAGAGTTTGTTTTCGCTTTCGCAGGAGCCACGGTGCTTCTTGGCATTTTTGTTTACACGACCGTAATACCTCCATACCTTGTACCCTACATAGTTGAGTTGATGTTAAATACTGGACCCCCGGTCCAGGCCCTTCTCCTGCAAGAGGAGGCGAGCAAGCTATGTGGACTAGCAGGGTAATAGCCATAGCTATAGTTGCTTTCATCGCTATCATAGCTGCCTATATGCTTACAAGCGGAGGGGGAGAACCAGCCTCTACCGCAACACCTATGACCACCACTATCACAGTCACCAAAACCGCTACGACTACTATGACCACTACCGCGGTCGAGACCACTACAGTGTCAAAGACGGTGACATTCACCCAGACTGTGACCCAGACAATACCACAGGTAGAAGAGAAGCTAGTCCTAGTCGATGCGCTAGGCAGAACAGTCGCTGTCGAAAAACCCGCTGAGCGTGTCGTCGCTCTAGCGCCCTCGATAACCGAGGATATTTGCTCTCTTGGGCTCTGCAGCCGGCTGGTAGGCGTCGACAGCTTCTCCAGGGATGTGCCCGGCGTCCCCGAGGGCGTCGTGGATGTTGGCGGCTACTGGCAGCCTAGCAGCGAGAAGGTAGCCGAGCTAAAGCCGGACCTAGTACTGGCATGTAGCGGTGTATCCGCCCAGGAGCAGATGGCACAGCAGCTCGAGGGGCTCGGTATCCGAGTATTCTTCCTTCGCTGCGACCAGGCCCGGGGCTTCGACGACATCTACTGGGATCTACGTGCTATAGCGACACTACTGGGCAAGCCCGAGGCTGCCGATAAGGTGATAGAGCTGATGGAAGAGAGGGTTAGCGCGCTAGAGAAGAAGCTAGCCAATACTACGAGACCTGGTGTAGCCCTGCTAGTTTACCTCCAGGAGAACGGCGCCTGGGTAGCCGGCGGCGGCACATTCCACGACACAGTGATAGCTGTTGCTGGCGGCTCTAACGTGTTTCACGGTCTCTACGGCTGGCAGATGGTTGGCTACGAGGAGCTAGTATCCCGGGACCCCGACTACATAATAGTGACCGGTATGACTCCTGCTGACTTCAACCGCACGATAGCGCTCGCGGAGAAGACGCCACTACGGGAGACTAAGGCCTTCCAGGAGGGCCATGTATGTGTCCTCTACGGCGCCGCCACCGACGCGCTTAACAGACCATCACCAGGCGTAGTAGACGCCGCCTATCTGTTGGCCTCGATACTGCACCCCGACCTAGTGGAGCCGCCGGAGAGGCTAGCCGGCAACTATACTTGTATGCACCAGGGCTAGCCCGCGGCAGGGACGTGGCGAAGCCTTGCACACGCGGCGTGTTTTTGCAGCACTAGTCGCCTTGGCGGCACTGCTCTTCCTAGCAGGTCTAGCCGTGGGCCCGGCCGGGTTCCGTAACCCCCTGGACCCTGGGTCCTGGGACCTGGTGCTCAGGCTCCGGCTGCTCCGGGGTCTTCTCGCTCTAGGCGTGGGAGCGGCGCTGGGGGCGGCCGGGGCCTTCATGCAGTATAGCGTCTCGAACCCATTGGCGAGCCCGAGCATCCTAGGAGTCTCGCCAGGCGCGCTCGCCGCCAGCGTCCTAGTAATGCTCGCGTGGAGGGGCTCGCCACCGCTCGGAGCCCCTCTCCTTGCCGGGATGCTGGGAGGCTTCGCTGCCTACGCCGCCTCGGCCGCCCTAGCCGCCCGGCTCGGGTTCACAAGGGTAGGCCTAGTCCTAGCAGGCGTAGCTGTCTCCAGCACACTCTCCGGCCTCTCGAGCCTTCTCGTTCTCCTGGCTGAGGCGAGGCTCCGTCTACCCGCCTCATTGATGCTTCTCGGCAGCTTCGCCTACGCAACCCCCGAGACCGTCTACGTCGCTCTAGCCTCATCTGGTGCCGGCCTAGTCGCGGGACTCGCCCTAGCCCGAGGACTCGACGCAATATCCTACGGAGACGAGACAGCATCCGCTATGGGATATAGCCCGGGGCAGATCCGGCTCGCTGCGAGCCTCACCTCAGCCGCCCTGACCTCTGTTTGTGTCTACGCCGCCGGGATAGTGGGGTTTGTCGGCCTCGTAGCCCCTAACACCGCGCGTCTCCTTGTAGGCGGCCATCCTAGGGCTAGTTTGCCCGCCTCCCTACTCCTCGGCGCAGCCACCACGCTGGCTGCAGACCTGGCCGGGAGACTCACAGCGCTAGCTCTAGGGCTTGGTGAAGTACCGGCTGGGCTCGTTACAAGCGCCGTGGGGGGTCTGTTCCTGGCCTACATGCTCCTTCGGGGAGCCGCTGGGGGAGAAGAACAGTGACAGCAGAACTGAAGGCTCTAGGGGTATACGCTAGGCATGGTAGCAAGGTCGTACTGGAAGACGTCACCATGGAGGCACGGCCCGGCGCAGTCACAGTAGTCCTTGGACCCAACGGTGCGGGGAAGACCACACTCCTCAGAGTGCTTGCTGGCCTCCACGTCCCGGCCCAGGGCCGTGTCTTCATCGGGAACCGGGACGTCTACAAGCTACCCCGCATGGAGAGAGCCAGGCTTATCGCCTACGTTCCGGCTGTGCTTGAATCCCCAGGGCTCGGCCAGACCGTGGAGGAGTTTGTCGCTGCTAGCCGGTACCCGCTCCACCCTGGGCCCCGCCTAGGCCCCCAGCCAGGTGACCTGGAGGAGGCGCAGAGGCAGCTCCGCCGAGTAGAGGCGGAGAAACTAGCCCAGCAGAGCCTCGGAAAGCTGAGTAGTGGCGAGAAACAACGTACACTCCTAGCCCATGCATTAGCCCGTGACGCTGATGTACTGCTCGTAGACGAGCCTACTAGTTTCCTCGACCTGAGGGGCCGGCTGCTCGTCTACAAACTGCTCCACGAGGAGGCCCGCCGGGGCCGCGTCGTGGTAGCGGCGACCCACGACATGATGCTTGCAGGGCTCTATGCTGACCAGGTGGTTCTCCTTTCCCAGGGCCGGATAGTAGCCCAGGGACCTCCCAAGGATATACTCCACCCCCGGCTTCTAGAAAGAGTGTTCCAAGTCAAGGTTGAAATGACTAGACTCGGTGACAAGCACATACCGGTACCTGTAGACATTACATGACTGTCGCAACGAGCGTTGCGTGCCCTCGTCGAAGGGGTTCCCGCTTGCCGCGGCTATGTATAGACGTTGCTTGGCTAGACCTCGACCTCTCCATGTACCCTAGCTTCGTTTCATCACTCTATAGCTACGCTGAGCCTGGCCGCTGGATAAAGATCCTGGGCTATGGGAGAGGCCACGTTCTTGTAAAGCGTGGCCCGCTACTATGCTGTGAGGGCCCCGGTTGCGGCACTGAGATGCTCCATTACTTGTCGGGCCGGTGGTGCCTCGACGTTTGCCGCCGGGGGCTCCTTAGCCGAGCCCTACCGCTGCGGGAGTACTACCTCGGTCTTGTAGTGGCGGCTGCACCGCCCCGGGATCGGCTCCTCGTCGCAGCAGCTGTCGTGCTGTCGTGGAGGACCCGTTATGCTAGCAATGTTAGGCGCTGGATGCGGATAGTGTTCGACGGGGTCGTTGACGAGGAGACAGGGGAAATAGACTTAGAGAAAGCCGTGGAGAGGGCCGCGAGGCTCCCGAGTCCACAGCCACGACGGCTAGCCCGGCTTCTACCAGCGCTGGCCAAGGCGCTGGAGGACTTGGACGACCCAGTCGCGCTTCGGAGAAAGCTCCTGGAGCTATCCGGCGTGGGGCCAAAGACCGCCGACGCTATACTATTGTTCACCGGTGTCTCGAGCGCAGTAGCGCCAGGTGATGTGCATCTCCAGCGCTTCGCGGCCAGGGTGCTTGGGCTAGAGAGGCTCCGGCCCGCGTCCAAGGACATGTGCCTGCGCGGGGGCGCCTGGTGCCCTGAGTGCCCTCTACGCGGCGGCTGTCTCCAGGGACGCATAGTAGAGACATATGGTGGCGCGGCGGGGCTTGTCCAGACCATTGCTTACGTTTATGGGAGCCTTGGCGGGAAGAGCTGGCGGGAGAAGCTCCCCCGGGTTCTCGAGCAGTTCTACACAAGCTCCGGGGGTACCTCGCCGGGCCGGTAGGCCTTCCTAGGCTTCAGCCCAGTACGGCGGAGCAGCTCCTCAACGTGCCGGTATAGGATGACGTACTCGGGGTCAATGTTCTCCGCGAGGGCTGGATGTATGCGGCGCAGCTTCTCCCGTATCCTCTCGACGCCCTGCTCATCGGTGAAGCTAAGCATGACTGCCGGGTAGACTTCCTCACCCGGCTCGAGCCCGTAGGCGACCAGCAGCTCTAGGGCTTTTAGCTGGAGCGTCCAGGCCTCTGGCCTGGCCCCCGTCAGCATGGCGAACTCTTCGGGGCTTGTACCCTTAATTGAGACGCGTACCTCTATCCCGGCTCCGTGGAAAGAGGCGAGCTTCTGGGCATACTCCTCCCGGGCCCCTATGAGGATCCCGTTAGTCTCCACTACGAAATGAATGCCCTCGGCAGTTACAGTCTCCATCACCTCGACGAGATGGTCGAAGCCCAGTGTAGGCTCGCCGCCGCTCAGCCTGGCTTGTTTCACGCCGCTCTGCCGGGCCAGCTCGATGAGCCTTGACGCCGCCTCGCCTGGCGACAGCAACTTTCCAGCTCTGGGGTTACCCCATGTAAACTTGTGGGCCCAGCAGAACCCACAGCGAAGGATACAGCCAACCACATCGCCCGTCACTATACCTCCATACCAGCGGTCTCTGCGGAACCGGTAGTAGCGGCGTAGCTGCACCCCGTCTCGTCGTGGCGCCACAACATGCTCAAGCCACTCAGCTAGAGCTACAGGGTCATAGCCTCGGCTCCTGCCTTGTTGTACCATACGGGTCCCAGAGGACTATAGTCGCTGAGAGCCTTTCATAATCATCCATAACTGCTATTCCTGCCGGAAGCGACTCTCCTAGAGTATCGCCATGGCTTCTGAACCACGGCAGAGGTCAGTGGAGCGAGGGTCATCTATATAGCGTCTCCCTAGCCCTAAGTAACTCGTTGCTACATGGTGGCGCCCGCTCCCCTCGGGGGCATGAAGACCGGGCTACCAGCCCGCAGGGCCAGAGGCCGCTTCTCTGGCTCGGCCTCTGGGATGCGGAGGAAACCTCGGGGGCGACCCCCGGGGGCCAGTGCGGGCGCCGCCTTTATCAACAGTAGAGGCCGCCACTGACGCCTTGGCAGAGAAGGAACATCGAGCGCATGCTGCGGGGTGCCACCATAAGTTGCCGTTCCGCGTGAAGGCATGCACTATGTTCTCTGCTGCACACCGTATCGAGGGACATCCACGCTGTGGAAGGATCCACGGACACAACTACCGTGTATGCATAGTACTCCGCGAGGACAAGCCCATGGGGATAGACCTGGACGAGCTCGAAGAGTGGCTCCAGGAACACGTCTTCAAGAGGTTCGACCACCAGTACCTCAACAAGCTACTAGCCGAGGACGGAGAGCTACCAACAGTGACCAGCGAGGACCTCGCCCAGATGATAGCTAGTTGGCTTGAGAAGAGCTACCCGGGGATGGTCGAGCTTGTCGAAGTCTGCGAGACCCCCCAGCTCTGTGTCGAGTACATCCCCTAGGCTCCGCGTAGTAGAGATCTTCACTAGCCTGCAGGGCGAGGGCCCATTTACGGGTACCCGCAGCGTCTTCGTCCGCCTCGCGGGCTGTGATCTACGCTGCCCGTTCTGCGACACCACATACAGCCTAGACCCCCGAACCGGGAAGCCCATAGCCATCGAGGAGATAGCCATTATCGTCGAGAGGGCGCGTCCTAGCCTGGTCGTAATTACTGGGGGTGAGCCTCTGCTACAGAGGAGAGGGGTCAACGAGCTAGCCAGGCTCCTAACCGAACAGGGGTATAGGATGCAGCTCGAGACTAATGGCACATTACCCGCACCTAGACCAGGAGAACCCCTCTATGCTGTACACCACGTGGTCTCACCGAAGGATGTACCAGTAGCTGTTGAGGGTGCGAGGCTCCACCCTTCCTGGGTAGAGGCTTCCCGGGCTACGGGTAGGGTTTGGTTCAAGTTCCTAGCCTCTACGAGGGAGCACGTAGAGGCCATAGCGGTATACGTGAAGGAGAAAGGTATACCCCGGGACCATGTCTACATTATGCCACTGACAAGGGATGGGATGTCCATGGATGAGCTACTCAAGCTCCACCAGCAGGTGGCGAAACTGGCACTAGACTATGGGTTCAACTTCAGTCCCCGACTTCACCTCCTTCTCGGACTACGCTAGCCCCGCTGGACCGGGTAGCTGCCGAGCACGTGGATGAACAGACTCCGAGCTGCTGCCTCCTCCAATGCTTCCGCGACGTGCCGGTCGAGCCTACTGCCCTCCAAGTCTATGTAGAAGTTGTAGTGCCAAGGCTTCCCCGGTATAGGCCGCGAGTATATCATCTTCAAGTTAACGCCGTGACGGGCGAAGGGCTCTAGGAACCGGTATAGGCTGCCCGGCTCGTCGGGAAACGCTGTTATTATGCTAGTCCTCTCCGCGTTCTCAGGCTGATCGCGCCAGGCTAGAGCTATGAACCTGGTGTAGTTGGGGCCATCCTCTAATCCCTCGGCTATTATCTCGAGGCCGTATGCCTCGGCCGCACGGCGGCTGCAAACGCAGAGCGCGTCCTCCTCGGCGGCCTGGCGGGCTGCATGGCTAGTGCTAGGCACCGGGACTAGCTCAGCTCCGGGCGCCAGCCTCTCAAGGCTCCGGGCTGCCTCGCGGAGCGCATGAGGATGACCATAGATCTTTCCTGCGCCTTTACGGCCTGCGAGTACAAGGTCTATCCTCATCTCGAGCGCGGCATAGATGTGGAGCATTGTGGTGGCGAGGTTATCTAGGGTCTCGCCAACAGGGCCCTCGAGACTGTTCTCTATCGGGACGACACCGTAGTCTACCTCGTAACCCTCTACTAGCCGGAACACTTTGGTTATGCTGTTACATGGTACCAGCTCTGCGCCTGGGAAGAGCTTCTCGGCCGCCATGTGAGTGAAGCTATGCTCGGGGCCTAGGAAGGCAACGCGAACAATCACTCCCACCCCTAGCCCACTCACGCTCCATGCCGTCACTGCAGCCGATCCCTATAACCCTGCCTCCAGAGGGCTCGTGACACCTCCGGGCCACATTCTATCGGAAAAGGTTTAGCCTGGTGAGACTATTCTCCGAACCTCCGGGTGTAGACTACTATGTCAACCAATGGGAGGAACCCCAGCAGTGGAGGGGAGCCAGAGAAGCACGAGGTAATCATAGTTGGTGCCGGAATAGCTGGGCTTACTGCCGCACTCTACCTGGCGCGGCAAGGCGTGGATGTACTAGTTGTGAGCAGGGATCTTGGCGGCCAGTTGCTCCAGGCGACACTGATAGAGAACTACCCGGGCATAGAAGCCGTCAAAGGCGTAGACCTAGCCATGAAGGTGGAGAGACAGGCTAAGACCTTCGGCGCTAAGACAAGGTACGGCGAACAGATAGTCAAGATAGAGAGACTAGAGGACGGCACCTTTCTGCTTGAGAGCAGCCGGGGCCGCCGTTACCACGCCGAGGTCGTGATACTAGCCTTCGGCAAGACTCCCAGGAGGATGGGTGTACCTGGCGAGGAAGAGTACGATGGCCGTGGCGTGAGCTACTGCACCATATGCGACGGGCCTCTGTACCGGGGCAGGAACACTGCTGTAGTGGGCATAGGCGACCAAGGCCTAGAGGCTGTAGCATTGCTGGCCGGGCTATGCCCAAAGGTCTACTACGTCACGCCGACCAGGCTCTTCGGTGACCCTGACCTCGTAGCCAGAGTCAGTGGGGCCGAGAACGTAATAGTACTAGAGAACCACGAGCCTGTACGCGTCCTGGGCGACGGGCGCCGCGTCACCGGCCTAGTAGTACGGGACAAGAAGACCGGCGAGGAAAAGACCCTCGAGGTTGAAGGCATTTTCGTAGAGCTGGGCTACGAGGCTAAGACCGAGTTCGTCAAGCACCTCGTCGACTTAAACGAGAACGGCGAGATAATAGTGGACAAGATAGGGA
The window above is part of the Pyrodictium delaneyi genome. Proteins encoded here:
- a CDS encoding endo alpha-1,4 polygalactosaminidase, giving the protein MTETVTATVTVTATITATKIAATASSWCSIACYYLTNIESEPLLARHWTVAVIEPDEANDTLLMEVRKRSDLVLAYLNAGYAEEWRSYWDVVKDKPWIHGTTMYEGEYYVEYWHTEWRKILVELATRYLARGFQGIYLDNIDAAELLAIERPSWAQGVDPREAMIDLVCNVSNAVKAVDPKAKVYLNIGGAVNLLYNDRLLGCIDGVLREELWSHPGPSGPEPQDPWETLAALDALAYAHSHGKTVLVADPVNDLKEAWSFCVKAWSHGFIPVPQPAWALDYSAPPPPVWCSCSTSMVKSNK
- a CDS encoding ABC transporter substrate-binding protein, giving the protein MWTSRVIAIAIVAFIAIIAAYMLTSGGGEPASTATPMTTTITVTKTATTTMTTTAVETTTVSKTVTFTQTVTQTIPQVEEKLVLVDALGRTVAVEKPAERVVALAPSITEDICSLGLCSRLVGVDSFSRDVPGVPEGVVDVGGYWQPSSEKVAELKPDLVLACSGVSAQEQMAQQLEGLGIRVFFLRCDQARGFDDIYWDLRAIATLLGKPEAADKVIELMEERVSALEKKLANTTRPGVALLVYLQENGAWVAGGGTFHDTVIAVAGGSNVFHGLYGWQMVGYEELVSRDPDYIIVTGMTPADFNRTIALAEKTPLRETKAFQEGHVCVLYGAATDALNRPSPGVVDAAYLLASILHPDLVEPPERLAGNYTCMHQG
- a CDS encoding iron ABC transporter permease, with amino-acid sequence MHTRRVFAALVALAALLFLAGLAVGPAGFRNPLDPGSWDLVLRLRLLRGLLALGVGAALGAAGAFMQYSVSNPLASPSILGVSPGALAASVLVMLAWRGSPPLGAPLLAGMLGGFAAYAASAALAARLGFTRVGLVLAGVAVSSTLSGLSSLLVLLAEARLRLPASLMLLGSFAYATPETVYVALASSGAGLVAGLALARGLDAISYGDETASAMGYSPGQIRLAASLTSAALTSVCVYAAGIVGFVGLVAPNTARLLVGGHPRASLPASLLLGAATTLAADLAGRLTALALGLGEVPAGLVTSAVGGLFLAYMLLRGAAGGEEQ
- a CDS encoding ABC transporter ATP-binding protein; the encoded protein is MTAELKALGVYARHGSKVVLEDVTMEARPGAVTVVLGPNGAGKTTLLRVLAGLHVPAQGRVFIGNRDVYKLPRMERARLIAYVPAVLESPGLGQTVEEFVAASRYPLHPGPRLGPQPGDLEEAQRQLRRVEAEKLAQQSLGKLSSGEKQRTLLAHALARDADVLLVDEPTSFLDLRGRLLVYKLLHEEARRGRVVVAATHDMMLAGLYADQVVLLSQGRIVAQGPPKDILHPRLLERVFQVKVEMTRLGDKHIPVPVDIT
- a CDS encoding radical SAM protein, giving the protein MVQQGRSRGYDPVALAEWLEHVVAPRRDGVQLRRYYRFRRDRWYGGIVTGDVVGCILRCGFCWAHKFTWGNPRAGKLLSPGEAASRLIELARQSGVKQARLSGGEPTLGFDHLVEVMETVTAEGIHFVVETNGILIGAREEYAQKLASFHGAGIEVRVSIKGTSPEEFAMLTGARPEAWTLQLKALELLVAYGLEPGEEVYPAVMLSFTDEQGVERIREKLRRIHPALAENIDPEYVILYRHVEELLRRTGLKPRKAYRPGEVPPELV
- a CDS encoding 6-pyruvoyl trahydropterin synthase family protein; protein product: MPFRVKACTMFSAAHRIEGHPRCGRIHGHNYRVCIVLREDKPMGIDLDELEEWLQEHVFKRFDHQYLNKLLAEDGELPTVTSEDLAQMIASWLEKSYPGMVELVEVCETPQLCVEYIP
- a CDS encoding 7-carboxy-7-deazaguanine synthase QueE, whose translation is MSKSARPPSSVSSTSPRLRVVEIFTSLQGEGPFTGTRSVFVRLAGCDLRCPFCDTTYSLDPRTGKPIAIEEIAIIVERARPSLVVITGGEPLLQRRGVNELARLLTEQGYRMQLETNGTLPAPRPGEPLYAVHHVVSPKDVPVAVEGARLHPSWVEASRATGRVWFKFLASTREHVEAIAVYVKEKGIPRDHVYIMPLTRDGMSMDELLKLHQQVAKLALDYGFNFSPRLHLLLGLR
- a CDS encoding prephenate dehydratase, with the protein product MIVRVAFLGPEHSFTHMAAEKLFPGAELVPCNSITKVFRLVEGYEVDYGVVPIENSLEGPVGETLDNLATTMLHIYAALEMRIDLVLAGRKGAGKIYGHPHALREAARSLERLAPGAELVPVPSTSHAARQAAEEDALCVCSRRAAEAYGLEIIAEGLEDGPNYTRFIALAWRDQPENAERTSIITAFPDEPGSLYRFLEPFARHGVNLKMIYSRPIPGKPWHYNFYIDLEGSRLDRHVAEALEEAAARSLFIHVLGSYPVQRG
- a CDS encoding NAD(P)/FAD-dependent oxidoreductase produces the protein MSTNGRNPSSGGEPEKHEVIIVGAGIAGLTAALYLARQGVDVLVVSRDLGGQLLQATLIENYPGIEAVKGVDLAMKVERQAKTFGAKTRYGEQIVKIERLEDGTFLLESSRGRRYHAEVVILAFGKTPRRMGVPGEEEYDGRGVSYCTICDGPLYRGRNTAVVGIGDQGLEAVALLAGLCPKVYYVTPTRLFGDPDLVARVSGAENVIVLENHEPVRVLGDGRRVTGLVVRDKKTGEEKTLEVEGIFVELGYEAKTEFVKHLVDLNENGEIIVDKIGRTKTPGLFAAGDVTDIPFKQAVISAGEGAKAALAAFNYLQKRRGKNVEIRGDWKKTGAVKPKTQLRLGLKKRKNE